GTTTCGGGAGCAGCCTCACCACGTATCAAGAGCGGAACTGAAACATCGCGACTTCAGCAGGCCTGCGGCAACGATAGTGCATATGACGATCATATCACCAGCATGCAGAGAGGTAAAGAACCTGGCTGCAGTGCTTCGGGCGTACTACGCTCTTCCTGGTCGCAGCCGGGATCGATTGCGCCGCCCGTGGGGTCACGTCCCGTCTGTAGTATCCTGCCCTGCACGGATTCAAGCTCGTTAGCCTCTTTGTTTGCAATCACGGTGTATAGGTTATTCGTTTGTGCGGCACCAAGGTCGTCTTGACGGTCGAAGATTCGGTCGACGGCGGTTCACGGCAGGGAGGAGCGATCGAGAGCATGCCTGCACGGAGCACGGCATTGAGAAAGGAGCTAGAAGTCTGTTGGTTTTGAGGTCAGCAAAGTTGCCTCGAGCATCGGTACTGTACATACCAGGTCAAGAACATGCTTGCTGGAGCTGTCGCGTCAGCATCTCTATAAGACAACAAGCGCTGGCGGGCAGCGATAGACACAGGAGCCGTCGCTGTTGCGTTTAAAAAGATTAGTGTTTAACGGTCTGCAGTTATAGCAGGTGTGTACTGTGGTGGCCGTCGTCACCCATGGCATGGTTCACAGCTTCGAGTTGGGTAGCGAGGCTGGTGGTGAGCGGGGGGGACAGCTGAGCTATGCTCGGCTTGCGGAGGAGCGAATTGGCGCCCGAACTTCGGTCGTCGAGGTAGTCCAGCATACATTCGAGCCATGGAGATTTGCTTGAGGCCATCCCAGCCGTTGCGTTGCGCGTTGACCGCCCTCGTCGACGATAGGCCGGTGAGCTGAGGTTGAACAAAGCTTGGCGGTCCGCAGCTAAACAACTGCATCAGCTCCTGGGCTCCAGCGTTGGTTGCCGGCCGCAGGTCATCAGATTCACATCGAAAATGTTCTCCATGTTTTGCAAATGTTCAATCAAGTCGATTGAGTCGGGTATTAGCTCTCCACACGCGTCACTGCCCCTGCTGGAGCTTTCGCATAGCCTCGGTCAATGGGGAGAAAAGGTTCAGTGGTAGCTTGCTCTTCAGATTGCTCGTCTAAAGTACATGTTTTACACAATCTGACCGGCCACTAGAGGTAGAAAGGAGGTCGTCCCTATGCACACACCCATCCACAAAAATTTCCATCCAGCGACCCAGACCGTTGACCCAATGTCAACAAAGCCCACTCTGACGCACATATCTATGCGACGTAGAGGAGCAAGAAGGACATCATGAGGGCGAAGAGACCAGTAGCCTCAGCGAAGGCGAAACCGAGAACGGCGTACTGGAAGAGCTGACCCCTGAGGGAAGGGTTGCGGGCAACACCCTGGATGAGGCCACCGAAAACCGTGCCGATACCGACACCAGCACCGGCAAGACCAATGGTAGCAAGACCAGCACCCTGGATCTTAGCGGCAGCGACCATGGCGGCAGCGGTGGACTCGGCGACGATGCCACGCTTCTGGATGACGTTGCGGGCAGCGTTGTTGCGGAAAGCGGAGCGGGCAGCAACGAGGCTGTTCTGGGGGCGGGCTGCAGGATAAAAGTCAATGGCTGTTTGATGGAGCTCAATGGCTTCAATTGATGGCTTTTGATGCAATTGCTGCGGATGCAGGCGCTTGCTGTCAGGTTGACGACGTACCAGCGGTGGTGAGGCTGCGGCTGGCCACGCGGGCAGCGCCGAAGGAACGAGCGATGGCAACCATGGTGATGGTGTTGGTCGTTAGGTGGAGATGAATTGGGTGATGAGAGGTGGATGGAGGGTGAGGGAGGAAGCTGCGTCGCTGCGATGTTGGCTTTTTCGCCAAGGCAAAGCTATGGGCGCTAAGGCCGTAAACGGGGCATCCTCCCACGTGACGGCTTCTGCTCTGCTTCCAACTCTTCCCGACATCGCCTCGCCAACAATCTTATCACTTCTCGTCGTGGCAGGGGGTCTATGCGTCTCTCGCGCCTTCATCTTCATAGGCTCAGACGTCGACCTGTCCTGCGCAGCACCGTCAATGGCTGCATTGGAGTTCTGTTTACCTCTTGGTTCAACCCCACGACGCCGAGTTCTCCACACTTAACAACACTGCACGATAGACACAATGTCGTGCACCAAAACACAATGGCACGTTGTAGATCTAATGCTCGGTGTTTTCATTCCTTCCTTGCAACTGCAACAACCACGAGATCAGGTAAAGATTGCAACTTGAGAGTAGTGCCCTACAAAAACACTATAATTATCACCGAGCAGCAACTGGATTAGtcgctctattgcctgctCCCTCTGTCTTTATCAAATCCCACCGACCAAGTTGATTGTCACCATGACGGTTAAAGGGGATTTACGTGCATCCTATACAAGGGATTACTCGACCCGGCTACACATCTCAAGTCTAAACGATGAACCCTAGAACTAGTTGTTTAGTTTAAACGTTTCTGTATGCATGCCAAACTGTAATCTTCTGTCATCTTGTTGAGTGATGCCTCTTCAATCTTGTATCTATTATTTCTCGGATTCTGGAGTATCGTGTGGCTCTTCAGCAATGCAAAGGATATGCTGCTCATGACATGCTACGAAGGCAGTCTTAAATAACTCCTGCTAGACTGAATTGATGCATAACACACAAGTGTGTAGCCTTTTCTACCACACGCTAGAGCGTGTTAAGGTTTCGTGGTCGCTGCATGGGCATTTGCGCCTTAGTTATGACTTGGAATACAACTCACAACTCACAACCACCCTCTGCCACCTTTTTCTTTGACGAAATAAAAATTCGTTACTAGCGCTATATTTCTGACGTGGAACTTAACATCTGGTCAAAGGACCGATGATCGTCGATTGTGGTGTCTGTTAGTTCGAGTATAAATGCTGTGTATGAAAGCAGGACAGGATGGCTGCGCCAGCTTCTCAGTGTTCTATCAAGTCCGAACCGTTTGCTATTCACAATCGAGGTCTGCTCCATGAACGCAAAATTCTTTCAACCCTCCTATTACAGCCTTTCGCACAGCACATAGGCGGCTGCTGCGTTGTAGGGGCACCCGATGGGCCATGCAAAGCCCTCGACAACTGGTGATTTGCTGTTAGTATCGTGTAGCACGTTGCTGGTTCCCCATCGCTCTGCGAGAAACGAATCCTTGCAATTGATGTAGTATCCACCAAGGCGTCTGAAATCGTCTTCAGACAGTTCATCGCCCTCGATGGGAAGTATCCAAAAGTCCTGGGTCCAGTCATGATTGGGGCGCTGTTTGCATTTTTCCTGTTATTGGTCAGTAATGAGATAGACTAGAGATGAGAGGTTCTGCCAGAGTACTTACGTAGTTCCATTGCTCTTTGGTGAGCTGGAACAGGCCGGTGTAGGTTTTGGGAAACGCCATGAGTCCGTCATCTTGATGTGTTACTCGGATAGTGGTGTACTCGCGTTCATGCATCAGTTCGTAGATACAGGTACGCATGGCTTGCAGCATATTGATGATGCGAGCCTGCAAATATACGCTATCCCATTCCGATCCACTTTTCAGGTCTGACATAAGGACGATCTCGACGTTTAGCTCGCGCGGGGTCGATGTTCGAACCTTGGATCGAAATCTTGCAAGAGACTCCACTGTGCGTCGCAGGAGCCGCTCCTCTTCAGCGAAACCTTCAAGCCGAGACCGCAGGATATCGCTAGGAGATGATCTTTGTACATCGAAGTGCTCGCATTTGACACGTATCTGTAGATCGGAAATGTAATCGATCGGAACGCAGTCGACGGCCATTTCTTTGGAGCTCAGCTTTATGGAAGTGCATAGGCTGTCCAAACCGCCTTCGACATTGCAGACAGAAAAGCTGTTGCTCTTGTAGTACACTTGTAGCGTCTCAAGCGCGACATTTTCGCCCATGTAATCAGGGTTGAATATGTGATTCTCGGGCATGAGAAAGTCGTCTTGTGGGTAGACGTCGTGATCGGTCCGTATGCGCCCATCTGGCAGGATAGTTTGAGCATCTACGTGCGAGAAAAGCCATGTCTCTGCATGCTGCTCGTCGGAAGAAGGTTTGATCTGATCTGCCTCGAGTGTTCGCTCGACGTCTCGTTCGAGTAGATCGTATTTCCGGAAGTGATAGTACGGTCCAATTGGTATCTGCCGATCTTCAAGGCAGATGTAGCAGTATATTACATCTCGAATTTCTCGGGGGAGCTTCTTGTACATCAAAGCACTGAGACTTAAGCAGTCTGACCTGGCACTGGACATGAGACTAAGGAAGGCCGCTTTCTTGTCCTCACCAGCTGCACTGGTCCTTGGATAAACGTTAGGTGAGCTCATTTTTGATGGTGAACTGCACTTGCTGCTCTTTTCGATTTGGTAGACTGGCCTGCAAAGCGTCTGAGTTGCTTTGGTCAACCACATAAAGTCCAGCCATCTTGATCAGTCGTCCTGTTGTCGAGGAGTGCTGTGCAGGTGTAGGGTAGCGGCTGGCCATCGAAAAGGAAATGGCTAGCGCAGATGTCTGATTGGCCACCCCACAACGCGTCACAGGCGCGACTGCGCGTGAGGTCATTGTGTCTTTCTGTACACGCACACAATGGGCTGACATGGCCACAATCAAGCCCATTGAGGGGCGCTCCGTCCACCAGATCCAGTCCGGGCAGGTCATTGTCGACCTGCAGTCGGTCTGCAAAGAACTCGTCGAGAACAGCATCGATGCAGGCGCCACCTCGATCGGTACGCATTCTTGCCGTCAATGCTGATGACTGATCGCTCCGTGAAGGCTGACTGGCGATGCAGAGGTCCGCTTCAAGAACAACGGTCTCGATGCCATCGAGGTACAAGATAATGGCGCCGGCATCGCACCGGCCGACTACGACACGATAGCCCTCAAGCACTACACGTCCAAGCTCTCCACCTACGACGACCTCACATCCCTTCAGACCTTTGGCTTCCGCGGTGAAGCGCTGTCTTCGTTATGTGCGCTCTCCAAGTTCCACATCGTCACGGCCCGAGCAACCGACGGCCCAAGAGGCACCAGACTTGATTTCGACCAGTCTGGGAAGCTCAAAGGGACATCAATAGTGGCGGCCAAGCAGGGCACGACAGTCGTAGTGGAGACGCTCTTCTACAACCTGCCTGTGCGGCGAAAGGAGCTGGAGAAGAACATCAAACGGGAGTACAACAAGGTGCTGGCATTGCTGAATGCATATGCATGTATCAGCGTAGGCGTCAAGTTCTCTGTGACCAACCTAATGTCCAAGGGGAAG
The window above is part of the Ascochyta rabiei chromosome 1, complete sequence genome. Proteins encoded here:
- a CDS encoding NADH:ubiquinone reductase (H(+)-translocating), whose translation is MVAIARSFGAARVASRSLTTAARPQNSLVAARSAFRNNAARNVIQKRGIVAESTAAAMVAAAKIQGAGLATIGLAGAGVGIGTVFGGLIQGVARNPSLRGQLFQYAVLGFAFAEATGLFALMMSFLLLYVA